TGGGCTCATTCAAAAAAAAGCGCACAAGTGCCATTTCAGTTGCCTCCTTGGGTTGATCCCTTCGCGTCCAGGCGCTCCCGCACCGCGGCGAGAATCCGGTCTTCCTCCAAAAAACCGCCGCTGATCAGCACCCGGTCGTCGATCATGATCCCGGGCGCCGTCGGCAGACCGAGGCTTCGATAGGCCTCGGCCTGAAACTCCTCGCGGGGTTTGGAGACGATCTCCGTTTCCACGCCGTTAAGCTCGCCCAACCTGGGCAGCACGGACAGATAGTGCTGTCAGGTTTTGCCCCGGGGTTCATTCAGAAATAAACGCACCTTGACCATGATCATTCCTCCCGTGAATCGGGGTTGAGCAGTTGATCCATGCGCCGGGCAAAGGCCTCGGGCTCCAGAAAGTCCACCAGCCGCAGGTCCGGGCGCTCCCGACCCCGGGCGTCGAGAAAGACGATGGTTGGCACCCCGCGGACCCGGTACTCGCGCAGCAGCCGCTCA
The DNA window shown above is from Desulfonatronum sp. SC1 and carries:
- the tsoC gene encoding NEPxGxxU motif selenoprotein TsoC produces the protein MSVLPRLGELNGVETEIVSKPREEFQAEAYRSLGLPTAPGIMIDDRVLISGGFLEEDRILAAVRERLDAKGSTQGGN